A window of Saccopteryx leptura isolate mSacLep1 chromosome 5, mSacLep1_pri_phased_curated, whole genome shotgun sequence contains these coding sequences:
- the RBPJL gene encoding recombining binding protein suppressor of hairless-like protein isoform X2 has translation MDPVGAAGPSVPPGPLTHLNLLDNSEARPQSGADGRSLPGSWSRSSPERTTVLREGVRRCLQQQCEQTVRILHAKVAQKSYGNEKRFFCPPPCVYLAGPGWRMKPVQGQAHQAGETGPTVCGYMGLDGASGSASETQKLNFEEQPDSREFGCAKTLYISDADKRKHFRLVLRLVLRGGRELGTFHSRLIKVISKPSQKKQSLKNTDPDDHSSQGDFPPREGYVRYGSLVQLICTVTGITLPPMIIRKVAKQCALLDVDEPISQLHKCAFQFPGGPPGGGGTYLCLATEKVVQFQASPCPKEANRVLLNDNSCWTIIGTESVEFSFSASLACTREPVTPVPLISTLELSGGGDVATLELHGENFHAGLKVWFGDVEAETMYRSPRSLVCVVPDVAAFGSDWRWLRTPITVAVSLVRPDGLFYPSAFSFTYTPEYSARPGPPGPLQPAAAAAAAAADSDADALLESIHHEFTRTNFHLFIQT, from the exons ATGGACCCTGTGGGGGCAGCAG GCCCCTCGGTGCCCCCAGGCCCTTTGACTCACCTGAACCTGCTGGACAACTCGGAGGCGCGGCCGCAGAGCGGAGCCGACGGGCGGAGCCTCCCGGGCAGCTGGAGCAG GTCATCCCCAGAGCGCACCACAGTGCTGAGGGAAGGCGTGCGCAGATGCCTGCAGCAGCAGTGCGAGCAGACGGTGCGGATCCTGCATGCCAAGGTGGCCCAGAAATCATATGGAAATGAGAAGAG GTTCTTCTGTCCCCCGCCGTGTGTCTACCTTGCAGGTCCCGGCTGGAGGATGAAGCCAGTGCAGGGTCAAG CCCACCAGGCAGGGGAGACGGGGCCCACTGTCTGCGGTTACATGGGACTGGATGGCGCGTCCGGTAGCGCCTCCGAGACACAGAAATTGAATTTCGAGGAGCAGCCAGACTCCAGG GAATTCGGTTGCGCCAAGACCCTGTATATCTCAGACGCAGACAAGAGGAAGCACTTTCGGCTGGTGCTGCGGCTAGTGCTCCGAGGGGGCCGGGAGCTGGGCACCTTCCACAGCCGCCTCATCAAGGTCATCTCAAAGCCCTCGCAGAAGAAGCAGTCACTGAAAAACACCGACC CTGATGACCACTCTTCCCAGGGGGACTTCCCACCTCGAGAGGGCTACGTCCGCTATGGCTCCCTGGTGCAGCTCATCTGCACTGTTACGGGCATCACACTACCTCCGATG ATCATCCGCAAAGTAGCCAAACAGTGTGCACTCCTTGATGTGGATGAGCCCATCTCCCAGCTGCACAAGTGTGCGTTCCAGTTTCCCGGTGgccctcctggaggaggtggcaccTACTTATGTCTTGCCACAGAGAAGGTGGTGCAGTTCCAG GCCTCTCCCTGCCCCAAGGAGGCGAACAGGGTGTTGCTCAACGACAACTCTTGTTGGACCATCATCGGCACCGAATCGGTGGAATTCTCCTTCAGCGCCAGCCTGGCGTGCACGCGAGAGCCCGTCACCCCGGTGCCCCTGATCAGCACCCTCGAG CTGAGTGGCGGGGGTGACGTGGCCACGCTGGAACTCCACGGTGAGAACTTCCACGCGGGGCTCAAGGTGTGGTTCGGGGACGTGGAGGCTGAAACCATGTACAG GAGCCCGCGGTCCCTGGTGTGCGTGGTGCCCGACGTAGCCGCCTTCGGCAGCGACTGGCGCTGGCTGCGCACCCCCATCACAGTGGCGGTGAGCCTGGTGCGCCCCGACGGCCTCTTCTACCCCAGCGCCTTCTCCTTCACCTACACCCCCGAGTACAGCGCGCGGCCAGGCCCCCCCGGGCCGCTTcagcccgccgccgccgccgccgccgccgccgcagacTCCGACGCCGACGCGCTCCTAGAGAGCATCCACCACGAGTTCACGCGCACCAACTTCCACCTGTTCATCCAGACGTAG
- the MATN4 gene encoding matrilin-4: MRRLPCSPLPMLLLLLQSWETQLQFEGPRCRTGPLDLVFVIDSSRSVRPFEFETMRQFLVGLLRSLDVGPNATRVGVIQYSSQVQSVFRLGAFSRREDMERAIRALVPLAQGTMTGLAIQYAMNVAFSVAEGARPLEARVPRVAVIVTDGRPQDRVAEVAAQARARGIEIYAVGVQRADVGSLRAMASPPLDEHVFLVESFDLIQEFGLQFQGRLCGKDLCADGRHGCQHQCVSSPGMFHCACNPGYQLAADNKSCLVIDHCSFGNHSCQHECVSTLGGPRCHCRDGHDLLPDGRSCQARDLCNGVDHGCEFHCVSEGLTYRCLCPEGRQLQADGKSCNRCREGHVDLVLLVDGSKSVRPQNFELVKRFVNQIVDFLDVSPEGTRVGLVQFSSRVRTEFPLGRYGTAAEVKQAVLAVEYMERGTMTGLALRHMVEHSFSEAQGARPRVLNVPRVGLVFTDGRSQDDISVWAARAKEEGIVMYAVGVGKAVEEELREIASEPAELHVSYSPDFNTMTHLLENLKGSICPEEGISAGTELRSPCECESLVEFQGRTLEALESLTQNLAQLTARLEDLENQLATQM, encoded by the exons ATGAGGCGCCTTCCATGCTCACCACTGCCCATGTTGCTGCTCCTTCTCCAGTCCTGGGAAACCCAGCTCCAGTTCGAAG GTCCCAGGTGCCGAACTGGGCCCCTGGATTTGGTGTTTGTGATTGACAGCTCGCGCAGCGTGCGCCCCTTCGAGTTCGAGACCATGCGGCAGTTCCTGGTGGGCCTCCTCCGCAGCCTGGACGTGGGGCCCAACGCCACGCGCGTCGGCGTGATCCAGTATTCGAGTCAAGTGCAGAGTGTTTTCCGGCTTGGCGCCTTCTCCCGCCGCGAGGATATGGAGCGCGCCATCCGCGCTTTGGTGCCGCTGGCGCAGGGCACCATGACCGGGCTGGCGATCCAGTACGCCATGAACGTGGCCTTCAGCGTGGCCGAAGGGGCGCGCCCGCTGGAGGCGCGCGTGCCGCGAGTCGCTGTCATCGTGACCGACGGGCGGCCCCAGGATAGGGTGGCAGAGGTGGCGGCGCAGGCGCGCGCCCGCGGCATCGAGATCTATGCGGTGGGGGTGCAGCGCGCCGACGTGGGCTCCCTGCGCGCCATGGCGTCGCCCCCACTGGACGAGCACGTCTTCCTGGTTGAATCTTTCGACCTTATCCAGGAGTTTGGCCTGCAGTTCCAGGGCCGGCTGTGTG GAAAGGACCTGTGTGCTGATGGGAGACACGGCTGCCAGCACCAATGTGTCAGCTCCCCTGGCATGTTCCACTGCGCCTGCAATCCTGGCTACCAGCTAGCGGCAGATAACAAGAGCTGTTTGG TCATTGACCACTGCAGCTTTGGGAACCACAGCTGCCAGCACGAGTGTGTTAGCACCCTTGGTGGGCCACGGTGCCACTGCAGAGATGGCCACGACCTGCTGCCTGATGGGAGGAGCTGTCAAG CCCGGGACCTTTGCAACGGTGTAGACCATGGGTGTGAGTTCCACTGCGTGAGTGAGGGCCTCACCTACCGCTGCCTGTGCCCTGAAGGGCGCCAACTCCAGGCAGATGGCAAGAGCTGCAACC GGTGCCGGGAAGGCCACGTGGACCTGGTTCTGTTGGTTGATGGCTCCAAGAGCGTGCGCCCACAGAACTTCGAGCTGGTGAAGCGCTTTGTGAACCAGATTGTGGACTTCCTGGACGTGTCTCCCGAGGGCACGCGCGTGGGGCTGGTGCAGTTCTCCAGCCGCGTGCGCACGGAGTTCCCACTGGGCCGCTACGGCACTGCAGCCGAGGTGAAGCAGGCTGTCCTGGCCGTGGAGTACATGGAGCGCGGTACTATGACCGGGCTGGCGCTGCGCCACATGGTGGAGCACAGCTTCTCTGAGGCTCAGGGCGCGCGGCCCCGTGTCCTAAATGTGCCTCGCGTGGGCCTGGTCTTCACCGACGGCCGTTCCCAGGATGATATCTCAGTGTGGGCAGCACGTGCCAAGGAGGAAG GCATCGTCATGTATGCCGTGGGCGTGGGCAAGGCAGTGGAGGAGGAGCTGCGCGAGATCGCTTCGGAGCCAGCCGAGCTGCACGTGTCCTACTCCCCTGACTTCAACACCATGACGCACCTCCTGGAGAACCTCAAAGGCAGCATCTGTCCGG AGGAGGGCATCAGCGCGGGAACAGAGCTTCGGAGTCCCTGTGAATGCGAAAGCCTCGTGGAGTTCCAGGGCCGCACGCTGGAGGCGCTCGAGAGTCTTACTCAGAAC CTCGCCCAGCTGACGGCGCGCCTGGAGGATCTGGAGAACCAGCTGGCCACCCAAATGTGA
- the RBPJL gene encoding recombining binding protein suppressor of hairless-like protein isoform X1 — MDPVGAAGPSVPPGPLTHLNLLDNSEARPQSGADGRSLPGSWSRSSPERTTVLREGVRRCLQQQCEQTVRILHAKVAQKSYGNEKRFFCPPPCVYLAGPGWRMKPVQGQAHQAGETGPTVCGYMGLDGASGSASETQKLNFEEQPDSREFGCAKTLYISDADKRKHFRLVLRLVLRGGRELGTFHSRLIKVISKPSQKKQSLKNTDLCISSGSKVSLFNRLRSQTVSTRYLSVEDGAFVASARQWAAFTLHLADDHSSQGDFPPREGYVRYGSLVQLICTVTGITLPPMIIRKVAKQCALLDVDEPISQLHKCAFQFPGGPPGGGGTYLCLATEKVVQFQASPCPKEANRVLLNDNSCWTIIGTESVEFSFSASLACTREPVTPVPLISTLELSGGGDVATLELHGENFHAGLKVWFGDVEAETMYRSPRSLVCVVPDVAAFGSDWRWLRTPITVAVSLVRPDGLFYPSAFSFTYTPEYSARPGPPGPLQPAAAAAAAAADSDADALLESIHHEFTRTNFHLFIQT; from the exons ATGGACCCTGTGGGGGCAGCAG GCCCCTCGGTGCCCCCAGGCCCTTTGACTCACCTGAACCTGCTGGACAACTCGGAGGCGCGGCCGCAGAGCGGAGCCGACGGGCGGAGCCTCCCGGGCAGCTGGAGCAG GTCATCCCCAGAGCGCACCACAGTGCTGAGGGAAGGCGTGCGCAGATGCCTGCAGCAGCAGTGCGAGCAGACGGTGCGGATCCTGCATGCCAAGGTGGCCCAGAAATCATATGGAAATGAGAAGAG GTTCTTCTGTCCCCCGCCGTGTGTCTACCTTGCAGGTCCCGGCTGGAGGATGAAGCCAGTGCAGGGTCAAG CCCACCAGGCAGGGGAGACGGGGCCCACTGTCTGCGGTTACATGGGACTGGATGGCGCGTCCGGTAGCGCCTCCGAGACACAGAAATTGAATTTCGAGGAGCAGCCAGACTCCAGG GAATTCGGTTGCGCCAAGACCCTGTATATCTCAGACGCAGACAAGAGGAAGCACTTTCGGCTGGTGCTGCGGCTAGTGCTCCGAGGGGGCCGGGAGCTGGGCACCTTCCACAGCCGCCTCATCAAGGTCATCTCAAAGCCCTCGCAGAAGAAGCAGTCACTGAAAAACACCGACC TGTGCATATCCTCGGGCTCCAAGGTCTCCCTCTTCAACCGCCTACGCTCCCAGACGGTCTCCACGCGCTACCTCTCCGTGGAGGACGGGGCCTTTGTGGCCAGCGCACGCCAGTGGGCTGCCTTCACGCTCCACCTGG CTGATGACCACTCTTCCCAGGGGGACTTCCCACCTCGAGAGGGCTACGTCCGCTATGGCTCCCTGGTGCAGCTCATCTGCACTGTTACGGGCATCACACTACCTCCGATG ATCATCCGCAAAGTAGCCAAACAGTGTGCACTCCTTGATGTGGATGAGCCCATCTCCCAGCTGCACAAGTGTGCGTTCCAGTTTCCCGGTGgccctcctggaggaggtggcaccTACTTATGTCTTGCCACAGAGAAGGTGGTGCAGTTCCAG GCCTCTCCCTGCCCCAAGGAGGCGAACAGGGTGTTGCTCAACGACAACTCTTGTTGGACCATCATCGGCACCGAATCGGTGGAATTCTCCTTCAGCGCCAGCCTGGCGTGCACGCGAGAGCCCGTCACCCCGGTGCCCCTGATCAGCACCCTCGAG CTGAGTGGCGGGGGTGACGTGGCCACGCTGGAACTCCACGGTGAGAACTTCCACGCGGGGCTCAAGGTGTGGTTCGGGGACGTGGAGGCTGAAACCATGTACAG GAGCCCGCGGTCCCTGGTGTGCGTGGTGCCCGACGTAGCCGCCTTCGGCAGCGACTGGCGCTGGCTGCGCACCCCCATCACAGTGGCGGTGAGCCTGGTGCGCCCCGACGGCCTCTTCTACCCCAGCGCCTTCTCCTTCACCTACACCCCCGAGTACAGCGCGCGGCCAGGCCCCCCCGGGCCGCTTcagcccgccgccgccgccgccgccgccgccgcagacTCCGACGCCGACGCGCTCCTAGAGAGCATCCACCACGAGTTCACGCGCACCAACTTCCACCTGTTCATCCAGACGTAG
- the RBPJL gene encoding recombining binding protein suppressor of hairless-like protein isoform X3 — protein MDPVGAAGPSVPPGPLTHLNLLDNSEARPQSGADGRSLPGSWSRSSPERTTVLREGVRRCLQQQCEQTVRILHAKVAQKSYGNEKRFFCPPPCVYLAGPGWRMKPVQGQAHQAGETGPTVCGYMGLDGASGSASETQKLNFEEQPDSREFGCAKTLYISDADKRKHFRLVLRLVLRGGRELGTFHSRLIKVISKPSQKKQSLKNTDLCISSGSKVSLFNRLRSQTVSTRYLSVEDGAFVASARQWAAFTLHLADDHSSQGDFPPREGYVRYGSLVQLICTVTGITLPPMIIRKVAKQCALLDVDEPISQLHKCAFQFPGGPPGGGGTYLCLATEKVVQFQASPCPKEANRVLLNDNSCWTIIGTESVEFSFSASLACTREPVTPVPLISTLELSGGGDVATLELHGENFHAGLKVWFGDVEAETMYRYGQEPAVPGVRGARRSRLRQRLALAAHPHHSGGEPGAPRRPLLPQRLLLHLHPRVQRAARPPRAASARRRRRRRRRRLRRRRAPREHPPRVHAHQLPPVHPDVGAPGASQVLGPALPLAADGRQGPIRAAAAGSRYRNLALRVSCESLAPPLTSRKTRSE, from the exons ATGGACCCTGTGGGGGCAGCAG GCCCCTCGGTGCCCCCAGGCCCTTTGACTCACCTGAACCTGCTGGACAACTCGGAGGCGCGGCCGCAGAGCGGAGCCGACGGGCGGAGCCTCCCGGGCAGCTGGAGCAG GTCATCCCCAGAGCGCACCACAGTGCTGAGGGAAGGCGTGCGCAGATGCCTGCAGCAGCAGTGCGAGCAGACGGTGCGGATCCTGCATGCCAAGGTGGCCCAGAAATCATATGGAAATGAGAAGAG GTTCTTCTGTCCCCCGCCGTGTGTCTACCTTGCAGGTCCCGGCTGGAGGATGAAGCCAGTGCAGGGTCAAG CCCACCAGGCAGGGGAGACGGGGCCCACTGTCTGCGGTTACATGGGACTGGATGGCGCGTCCGGTAGCGCCTCCGAGACACAGAAATTGAATTTCGAGGAGCAGCCAGACTCCAGG GAATTCGGTTGCGCCAAGACCCTGTATATCTCAGACGCAGACAAGAGGAAGCACTTTCGGCTGGTGCTGCGGCTAGTGCTCCGAGGGGGCCGGGAGCTGGGCACCTTCCACAGCCGCCTCATCAAGGTCATCTCAAAGCCCTCGCAGAAGAAGCAGTCACTGAAAAACACCGACC TGTGCATATCCTCGGGCTCCAAGGTCTCCCTCTTCAACCGCCTACGCTCCCAGACGGTCTCCACGCGCTACCTCTCCGTGGAGGACGGGGCCTTTGTGGCCAGCGCACGCCAGTGGGCTGCCTTCACGCTCCACCTGG CTGATGACCACTCTTCCCAGGGGGACTTCCCACCTCGAGAGGGCTACGTCCGCTATGGCTCCCTGGTGCAGCTCATCTGCACTGTTACGGGCATCACACTACCTCCGATG ATCATCCGCAAAGTAGCCAAACAGTGTGCACTCCTTGATGTGGATGAGCCCATCTCCCAGCTGCACAAGTGTGCGTTCCAGTTTCCCGGTGgccctcctggaggaggtggcaccTACTTATGTCTTGCCACAGAGAAGGTGGTGCAGTTCCAG GCCTCTCCCTGCCCCAAGGAGGCGAACAGGGTGTTGCTCAACGACAACTCTTGTTGGACCATCATCGGCACCGAATCGGTGGAATTCTCCTTCAGCGCCAGCCTGGCGTGCACGCGAGAGCCCGTCACCCCGGTGCCCCTGATCAGCACCCTCGAG CTGAGTGGCGGGGGTGACGTGGCCACGCTGGAACTCCACGGTGAGAACTTCCACGCGGGGCTCAAGGTGTGGTTCGGGGACGTGGAGGCTGAAACCATGTACAGGTA TGGTCAGGAGCCCGCGGTCCCTGGTGTGCGTGGTGCCCGACGTAGCCGCCTTCGGCAGCGACTGGCGCTGGCTGCGCACCCCCATCACAGTGGCGGTGAGCCTGGTGCGCCCCGACGGCCTCTTCTACCCCAGCGCCTTCTCCTTCACCTACACCCCCGAGTACAGCGCGCGGCCAGGCCCCCCCGGGCCGCTTcagcccgccgccgccgccgccgccgccgccgcagacTCCGACGCCGACGCGCTCCTAGAGAGCATCCACCACGAGTTCACGCGCACCAACTTCCACCTGTTCATCCAGACGTAGGCGCGCCCGGGGCCTCCCAGGTCCTAGGCCCTGCCCTTCCCTTGGCTGCGGACGGAAGGCAAGGCCCGatcagagcagcagcagcaggctcTCGCTATCGAAACCTGGCCCTGCGGGTCTCATGTGAGTCACTGGCTCCTCCTTTGACGTCTAGGAAGACGCGGTCTGAATGA